From the genome of Lepidochelys kempii isolate rLepKem1 chromosome 17, rLepKem1.hap2, whole genome shotgun sequence, one region includes:
- the RSKR gene encoding ribosomal protein S6 kinase-related protein, which produces MKRVEIPPGYVTGPQGISRAGRSGAGAGPGPGPAQEGDAMGAASSEPEPPPGPLKGGGLAAQASWVRGWKSVLAGIGATLSGLERNVAARRCLQQQRGPGEKLPRLGEKVVTGWPVPQFVSLFLPEFPFRPPLGQQQLKILGFVAKGSFGTVLKVLDCGREKVFAVKVVPKVEVLRRDTLKQCKEEVSIQRQVSHPFVHCLGDSWQGQRHLFIMCTYCSTGDLYTLWASAGRFAEATIRLFAAELVLVLGYLHDLGIVHRDVKMENILLDEHGHLKLTDFGLSRHLRRGERAYTICGTLQYMAPEVLSGGPYSHSADWWSLGILLFTLATGKFPVPPERDHLAMLASVNRCSYESPSSLSRGLSLLLSELLCRNPLRRLHDLHHFKSHLFFRGATWDAQLLQKHPVDIVLAARQAEQAALEPSVAFADFDCDLLASLSRPWPG; this is translated from the exons ATGAAGCGGGTCGAGATCCCGCCTGGTTACGTAACCGGCCCGCAGGGGATTAGCCGGGCCGGGcgcagcggggccggggccgggccggggccggggccggcgcAGGAAGGAGACGCGatgggagctgccagcagcgaGCCCGAGCCCCCGCCGGGGCCCCTCAAG ggtGGTGGCCTCGCAGCCCAGGCCTCCTGGGTGCGGGGCTGGAAGAGCGTCTTGGCTGGCATCGGGGCGACGCTGTCAGGGCTGGAGCGCAACGTGGCCGCGAGGAGATGCCTCCAGCAGCAGCGCGGCCCGGGCGAGAAGCTGCCCCGGCTGGGGGAGAAGGTGGTGACGGGCTGGCCAGTCCCGCAGTTCGTCTCGCTCTTCCTCCCGGAGTTCCCCTTCCGGCCCCCCCTGGGACAGCAGCAGCTCAAG ATTCTGGGCTTTGTTGCCAAGGGCTCCTTCGGGACGGTCCTGAAAGTGCTGGACTGCGGGCGGGAGAAGGTCTTTGCTGTGAAG GTGGTCCCCAAAGTGGAGGTGCTGCGGCGTGACACCCTGAAGCAGTGCAAAGAGGAGGTCAGCATCCAG AGGCAGGTCAGCCACCCATTTGTTCACTGCTTAGGGGACAGCTGGCAGGGACAGCGGCATCTCTTCATTA TGTGTACATACTGCAGCACCGGAGACCTGTACACGCTCTGGGCCTCTGCGGGGCGCTTTGCGGAAGCCACCATTCGCCTGTTTGCAGCGGAGCTGGTGCTGGTGCTGG GTTATCTCCACGACCTGGGCATTGTGCACCGAGATGTGAAG atGGAGAACATACTCCTGGACGAACATG GGCACCTAAAGCTGACAGACTTCGGCCTTTCGCGCCACCTGCGCCGAGGGGAGCGGGCTTACACCATCTGTGGGACCCTGCAGTACATGG CCCCAGAAGTGCTGAGCGGAGGCCCCTACAGCCATTCTGCTGACTGGTGGTCTCTGGGCATCCTGCTCTTTACCCTGGCTACTGGGAAG TTCCCGGTTCCTCCCGAGCGAGACCACCTGGCCATGCTGGCGAGCGTGAACCGCTGCAGCTACGAGAGCCCGAGCTCCCTGAGCCGGGGGCTGTCCCTCCTGCTCAGCGAG ctcctgtGCCGAAACCCCCTGCGGCGCCTGCACGACCTCCACCACTTCAAGAGCCACCTCTTCTTCCGGGGAGCGACCTGGGACGCCCAGCTCCTGCAGAAGCACCCGGTGGACATCGTCCTGGCCGCACGGCAAGCGGAGCAGGCAGCCCTGGAACCCTCCGTCGCCTTTGCAGACTTTGACTGTGACCTCCTGGCCTCCCTGAGCCGCCCCTGGCCTGGCTGA